A single genomic interval of Trichocoleus sp. harbors:
- a CDS encoding ChaB family protein → MNHFSRENLPEDIKNVLPEEAQGMFIAAYNSFLDNSQDEEAAKRVAWQTIEHSALFERGPDGKFRQVDIYDGGHERPLASAPNA, encoded by the coding sequence ATGAACCATTTTTCTAGAGAAAACCTCCCCGAAGATATCAAAAACGTTCTGCCCGAAGAGGCACAAGGAATGTTTATCGCCGCCTACAATAGCTTCTTAGACAACAGCCAAGACGAAGAAGCGGCAAAGCGAGTTGCCTGGCAGACGATCGAACATAGCGCGCTGTTTGAGCGGGGCCCGGATGGTAAGTTTAGGCAGGTTGATATTTATGACGGCGGTCATGAGCGCCCACTGGCAAGTGCACCTAACGCCTAA
- a CDS encoding lysozyme: MRYALKTVLDTWLKVSTAQGSKLPNDQKQFIASGTTLPLDRFGEAEENHLKIALGVDEQGRQVQFQGRNTWFVYRPAVQILQDGQAIDPQQPISPSPKPMYSIKTVIDTWLKQTTAQGSTLPDNQRQFLNGGTILPIASYASAENDHLKITLGVDAQGKQLFFKGKNTWLVYRPSVQILLNGKPITPAPTPTPAPAPTPTPTLTPSTFGIKTTIDTWLKLTTGQGSTLPDSQRQFLDRGAVLPIAAFEVAPNNHLQITLGINQQGKQVQFKGKNTWFVYQPAIQLLRNGQPIANPNPTPTPGGRRQINAKGLRLLKSFEGLRLNAYLDAVGVWTIGYGTTSGVYPGMQITEAQAEEFLRRDLRRFEATVIDLVSVSLNDDQFSALVSFTYNVGEGAFEDSTLRRLLNQRDYQGAADQFLRWNLGDGVELPGLTRRRRAERALFLGQDYTAFL, from the coding sequence ATGAGGTATGCGCTGAAAACGGTGTTGGATACTTGGCTAAAGGTTAGTACAGCTCAAGGTTCAAAGCTACCCAATGACCAGAAACAGTTCATTGCATCAGGGACAACTTTACCGCTCGATCGCTTTGGAGAGGCTGAGGAGAATCATTTAAAGATTGCCCTTGGTGTCGATGAGCAGGGTCGACAAGTGCAGTTTCAGGGACGGAATACCTGGTTTGTATATCGTCCAGCAGTGCAAATCTTACAAGACGGACAGGCGATCGACCCACAGCAACCCATCAGCCCATCTCCAAAGCCTATGTATAGTATTAAGACGGTGATTGATACCTGGCTCAAGCAAACGACGGCTCAAGGTTCAACCCTGCCAGACAATCAGCGACAGTTTCTCAACGGGGGTACGATCCTGCCGATCGCCAGCTATGCGTCTGCTGAGAATGATCACCTTAAAATTACGCTTGGCGTTGATGCTCAGGGCAAGCAACTCTTCTTTAAAGGTAAGAATACCTGGTTGGTTTACCGTCCCTCGGTGCAAATTCTTCTGAATGGGAAGCCCATCACACCCGCCCCAACCCCCACTCCAGCACCCGCCCCAACCCCCACTCCAACACTCACTCCTTCAACCTTCGGCATCAAAACGACGATCGACACTTGGCTGAAGTTAACCACAGGTCAAGGCTCAACCCTACCGGACAGTCAGCGGCAATTTTTGGATCGCGGCGCTGTTCTACCGATCGCTGCTTTTGAAGTTGCGCCCAATAATCATTTGCAAATTACATTAGGCATTAATCAGCAGGGCAAACAGGTACAGTTTAAAGGCAAAAACACTTGGTTTGTTTACCAGCCTGCCATTCAGCTTCTTAGAAACGGTCAGCCGATCGCTAACCCGAATCCAACCCCAACTCCAGGCGGGCGACGACAAATCAACGCCAAGGGGCTACGCCTGCTCAAATCTTTTGAAGGGTTGCGGCTAAACGCCTACCTGGATGCAGTCGGAGTCTGGACGATCGGCTATGGAACAACATCGGGGGTTTATCCGGGGATGCAAATCACAGAGGCACAAGCAGAAGAATTCTTGCGGCGAGATTTGAGGCGATTTGAGGCAACCGTTATTGATTTAGTGAGTGTGTCGCTCAACGATGATCAGTTTTCTGCCTTAGTTTCCTTTACCTACAATGTTGGAGAAGGCGCATTTGAGGATTCAACCCTGCGACGACTGCTGAACCAGCGAGATTATCAAGGCGCAGCCGACCAGTTTTTGCGCTGGAACTTAGGTGATGGGGTTGAGCTTCCAGGGCTGACGCGCCGCCGTCGAGCCGAACGGGCATTATTTCTCGGTCAGGATTACACCGCTTTCCTGTAG
- a CDS encoding saccharopine dehydrogenase NADP-binding domain-containing protein produces the protein MSRVFIIGGRGRIGRSVAEDLLTQTDAKVTITGRTSDTGHVSDQLGDRVEFLELDLADEAKLRSAVAAHDLVIHCAGPFRYRDAITLKTCIQAGVNYLDVSDDRSFTQNAISLRDAAINAGITAVINSGVFPGISNSMVRHDVEQLDEAERIHLSYVVSGSGGAGVTVMRTTFLGLQNPFQVWMDGKWQTVKPYSGREAIDFPAPYGRLGVYWFDMPEAYTLVAAFPVKTVITKFGSVPDFYNHLTWMAAHLFPKPLMQQPLMIEFLAKVSYRMTGVTDRFSGIGVAMRSEVQGKKDGRVARAVSTFAHENTAFASGCGTGSIAQFLLSGELQKPGVWTVEEALPTPLFEQGMAQRGLTTENELIWS, from the coding sequence ATGAGCCGCGTATTTATTATTGGAGGACGGGGGCGCATCGGGCGCAGTGTTGCAGAGGATTTGCTGACCCAAACTGACGCCAAAGTTACCATCACAGGACGCACATCCGACACAGGTCATGTCAGCGATCAATTGGGCGATCGGGTGGAGTTCTTAGAACTCGATCTTGCAGATGAAGCAAAGTTACGATCGGCAGTTGCTGCTCATGACTTAGTGATCCACTGTGCAGGCCCCTTTCGTTATCGAGATGCAATTACGCTCAAAACCTGTATTCAAGCAGGCGTCAATTATCTGGATGTGAGCGACGATCGTTCCTTTACGCAGAATGCGATCAGTTTGCGCGATGCTGCCATCAACGCAGGTATTACTGCTGTGATCAATTCGGGTGTCTTTCCTGGCATCTCGAATAGTATGGTGCGTCATGATGTCGAGCAACTCGACGAAGCAGAGCGAATTCACCTCAGCTATGTGGTGTCTGGGTCAGGTGGGGCAGGCGTAACCGTGATGCGAACCACTTTCCTGGGATTGCAGAATCCGTTTCAGGTCTGGATGGATGGCAAATGGCAAACAGTCAAGCCTTACAGTGGACGAGAAGCGATCGATTTTCCTGCTCCCTATGGGCGATTGGGCGTTTACTGGTTTGATATGCCAGAAGCCTACACGCTCGTTGCTGCCTTCCCCGTCAAAACGGTAATCACCAAATTTGGCTCTGTCCCTGATTTCTACAATCACCTCACCTGGATGGCAGCCCATTTGTTCCCCAAACCCCTGATGCAGCAGCCTTTGATGATTGAGTTTTTGGCTAAAGTCAGCTATCGCATGACGGGCGTTACCGATCGGTTTAGCGGGATTGGGGTGGCAATGCGCTCTGAGGTGCAAGGCAAAAAAGATGGACGAGTGGCGCGAGCAGTTTCAACCTTTGCTCATGAAAATACGGCTTTTGCGTCAGGATGTGGCACAGGCAGCATCGCCCAGTTTTTGCTTTCAGGGGAATTGCAGAAACCAGGCGTTTGGACGGTGGAAGAAGCGTTACCCACTCCTCTGTTTGAGCAAGGCATGGCACAACGCGGTTTAACCACCGAAAATGAGTTGATCTGGAGTTAG
- a CDS encoding chlorophyll a/b-binding protein → MQPQSSTNLPPVSTAYNGKDRNAFLFGWNPQAELWNGRLAMIGFLAYLLWDLGGYSVARDILHL, encoded by the coding sequence ATGCAACCTCAAAGCTCAACTAACTTACCTCCCGTTTCTACTGCTTACAACGGTAAGGATCGTAATGCATTTCTGTTTGGCTGGAATCCTCAAGCAGAACTCTGGAACGGTCGTCTTGCAATGATTGGTTTCTTGGCTTACCTGCTGTGGGATCTGGGTGGCTACAGTGTTGCACGTGACATTCTGCACCTGTAG
- a CDS encoding glycoside hydrolase family 10 protein — protein sequence MPVLYRCLLPHQQGRSRLPRWQVLVGLFLAVLISLLSIAPLRSQFVPAAEIRGVWLTNVDSEVMFSPDRLGAAIQQLAQMNFNTVYPTVWNWGYTVYPSETAKRATGLAIDPRSPNWQDWDVLADLVNRGHQRGLAVIPWFEFGFMTPADSELASLHPDWLTRRSDGSEIWQDGIYERRWLNPFKPEVQQFILNLILEVVTRYNIDGIQFDDHFGLPAEYGYDNYTVQLYRQEHRGQQPPQNPQDPAWIKWRSDKITAFMTQVFRAVKAAQPRALISVSPNNYRFAYQHFLQDWHNWERRGLIEELVLQIYSSDPRAFAAELSRPEVLAAKQHIPTAIGLLTGLKDLPIPMTQVQQQLQLVRAQKFAGVSLFFYESLWDFSRNRSAHADRDRPDNRQRILRQMFFDRVSRPRIPHA from the coding sequence ATGCCCGTGCTGTACCGCTGTTTGCTACCCCATCAACAAGGGAGGAGCCGTCTTCCCCGCTGGCAAGTTCTGGTTGGTCTTTTTTTAGCTGTTCTAATTAGCCTTTTGTCGATCGCGCCACTTCGCTCTCAATTTGTGCCTGCTGCCGAAATTCGGGGAGTCTGGTTAACGAATGTGGATAGCGAGGTAATGTTTAGCCCCGATCGCTTGGGAGCAGCAATCCAACAACTGGCCCAGATGAATTTTAATACGGTTTATCCCACCGTCTGGAACTGGGGTTACACGGTCTATCCTAGCGAAACAGCAAAGCGGGCAACCGGACTGGCGATCGATCCCAGGAGTCCGAATTGGCAAGACTGGGACGTTCTGGCAGACTTGGTGAATCGAGGACATCAGCGAGGGTTGGCGGTCATTCCCTGGTTTGAATTTGGCTTTATGACCCCTGCCGATTCTGAACTCGCAAGTCTCCACCCTGATTGGCTAACGCGGCGCAGCGATGGCAGTGAGATTTGGCAGGATGGAATCTACGAACGTCGCTGGCTCAACCCATTCAAGCCAGAGGTGCAGCAGTTTATCCTTAATCTGATTCTGGAAGTCGTGACGCGCTACAACATCGACGGCATCCAGTTTGACGATCATTTTGGTCTACCGGCTGAGTATGGCTATGATAATTACACTGTGCAGCTTTATCGCCAGGAGCATCGTGGACAGCAGCCACCCCAAAACCCGCAAGACCCGGCATGGATAAAATGGCGATCGGACAAAATCACCGCTTTTATGACGCAGGTGTTTCGGGCAGTGAAAGCAGCTCAGCCGCGGGCTTTAATCTCGGTTTCACCCAACAATTACCGCTTTGCCTACCAGCACTTTCTCCAAGACTGGCACAACTGGGAGCGACGCGGGCTGATTGAAGAACTGGTTTTGCAGATCTATAGCAGCGATCCTCGTGCCTTTGCCGCAGAACTATCGCGTCCTGAAGTATTAGCAGCGAAGCAGCATATCCCAACAGCAATCGGGCTACTCACTGGGCTGAAAGATCTGCCTATTCCAATGACTCAGGTACAGCAGCAGCTACAACTTGTGCGTGCTCAAAAGTTTGCTGGGGTATCGCTCTTTTTCTATGAAAGCCTGTGGGATTTTAGCCGCAATCGTTCTGCTCACGCTGATAGAGACCGACCAGACAATCGGCAGCGCATCCTGCGGCAGATGTTCTTCGATCGGGTTAGTCGTCCCCGAATCCCTCACGCTTGA
- a CDS encoding NAD(P)/FAD-dependent oxidoreductase yields the protein MQAFDVVIIGAGHNGLVCAAYLLKAGYTVALLEKRSVPGGAATTEESLPEEAPGFKFNLCAIDHEFIHLGPVVEELELTKYGLEYLPCDPVVFCPHPDGKYFFAHKSVEKTCAEIARFSEHDAQAYREFIDFWQRLLQGITPIFNAPPKSIVDIAGNYSIQKLGDLFSVMGSPNGTLDLLRTILTSAADMLDEYFDEEFVKAPLARLAAEMGAPPSQKNLSIGAIMMAMRHHPGMARPRGGTGALTQALVNLVQSLGGTILTDQIVEKVLVDDGKAVGVRVAGGTEYRANRGVISNIDAKRLFLRHLDSSDVDAADANLRERLERRIVNNNETILKIDCALSEPLRFERYNHQDEYLIGSVLIADSVKHVEIGHSDPSIGRIPDSDPSMYVVMPTMLDPSMAPEGKHTLWIEFFAPYQIENAEGTGLNGTGWTDELKNKVADRVIDKLAEYAPNVKNSIIARRVESPAELGERLGSYKGNYYHIDMTLEQMMFFRPLPELANYKTPIEGLFLTGAGTHPGGSISGMPGRNCAHVFLHTQQPIVQTLRDAKDTIQSTLGTILKRN from the coding sequence ATGCAGGCATTTGATGTTGTCATCATCGGCGCAGGACACAATGGGCTTGTCTGTGCTGCCTATTTACTGAAGGCAGGCTATACCGTTGCTTTACTGGAAAAACGATCGGTTCCGGGAGGTGCAGCAACGACCGAAGAATCTTTGCCAGAAGAAGCTCCAGGGTTTAAGTTTAACCTCTGTGCGATCGATCATGAATTCATCCACTTGGGCCCGGTGGTAGAAGAACTGGAACTGACAAAGTACGGTTTGGAATATTTGCCCTGTGACCCCGTTGTTTTTTGCCCGCATCCAGACGGAAAATACTTTTTCGCGCACAAGTCTGTGGAAAAAACCTGTGCCGAAATTGCTCGCTTCAGTGAACATGATGCTCAAGCCTACAGAGAATTTATCGATTTTTGGCAGCGACTGCTTCAGGGCATTACGCCTATCTTTAATGCACCTCCCAAATCAATTGTTGATATTGCCGGAAATTACAGCATCCAAAAACTAGGCGATCTGTTCTCTGTGATGGGTTCACCGAACGGCACCCTTGATCTGCTCCGCACGATTCTCACCAGTGCTGCTGATATGCTTGATGAGTATTTTGACGAAGAGTTTGTCAAGGCTCCTCTGGCGCGATTAGCTGCCGAAATGGGCGCTCCCCCAAGCCAGAAAAATTTGTCGATCGGCGCAATTATGATGGCAATGCGTCATCATCCTGGCATGGCAAGACCGAGAGGTGGCACGGGCGCACTCACCCAGGCACTCGTAAATTTGGTGCAGAGCCTTGGTGGAACGATCCTGACGGATCAAATTGTGGAGAAGGTGCTGGTTGATGACGGTAAAGCGGTGGGTGTCCGAGTCGCAGGTGGAACGGAATATCGCGCCAATCGCGGTGTAATTTCCAACATTGATGCAAAGCGGCTGTTCTTGCGCCATCTAGACAGCAGTGATGTAGATGCTGCAGATGCCAACCTGCGTGAACGGTTAGAGCGACGTATTGTTAATAATAACGAGACCATCTTAAAGATTGATTGTGCCCTCTCTGAACCACTGCGGTTTGAACGCTACAATCATCAGGATGAGTATCTGATTGGTTCTGTACTGATTGCAGATTCAGTCAAGCATGTTGAGATTGGTCACAGCGATCCAAGCATTGGCAGAATTCCTGATTCTGATCCATCAATGTATGTTGTTATGCCAACCATGCTTGATCCCTCTATGGCTCCGGAAGGAAAACATACGCTCTGGATTGAATTTTTTGCGCCCTACCAGATTGAAAACGCAGAGGGAACAGGATTAAACGGCACAGGCTGGACAGATGAACTGAAGAACAAGGTTGCCGATCGCGTCATTGATAAACTGGCAGAATATGCGCCAAATGTTAAAAACTCAATCATTGCTAGAAGAGTCGAAAGCCCGGCTGAACTGGGTGAACGGTTGGGTTCCTATAAGGGCAACTACTATCACATCGATATGACCCTAGAGCAGATGATGTTCTTCCGACCGCTGCCCGAACTCGCCAACTACAAAACGCCGATCGAAGGGCTCTTTTTAACCGGAGCCGGAACTCATCCCGGTGGTTCTATTTCGGGGATGCCCGGTCGCAACTGTGCCCATGTGTTTCTGCATACGCAGCAGCCGATCGTCCAAACCCTGAGAGACGCAAAAGATACAATACAATCTACACTTGGAACAATCCTTAAGCGCAATTAG
- a CDS encoding SDR family oxidoreductase produces MTPQNQQLQPPQHQNQQPGLESEMNPAPETIRDNYKGSDKLLNKVALITGGDSGIGRAVAVYFAKEGADVAIAYLNEHEDAQKAKQMVEQEGRRCLTIAGDIGDEAFCQKAVEQAVQELGHLDILVNNAAEQHPQKSIEEITADQLERTFRTNIFGMFFMTKAALPHLKQGSVIINTTSVTAYQGSPELLDYSSTKGAIVAFTRSLSQSLVEKGIRVNGVAPGPIWTPLIPATFPEEKVESFGKQVPMQRAGQPEEIAPCYVFLASDDSSYMAGQILHPNGGKVVNG; encoded by the coding sequence ATGACACCTCAAAACCAACAACTTCAGCCTCCTCAGCATCAAAATCAGCAGCCTGGATTAGAGTCGGAAATGAACCCCGCGCCTGAAACGATTAGGGATAACTACAAAGGTAGCGATAAGCTACTTAACAAAGTTGCCCTAATCACAGGTGGCGATAGCGGTATTGGTCGTGCCGTTGCCGTCTACTTCGCAAAAGAAGGTGCAGATGTAGCGATCGCTTATCTCAACGAGCACGAAGACGCTCAAAAAGCTAAGCAAATGGTTGAGCAAGAAGGACGACGCTGCCTTACCATCGCTGGCGATATTGGAGATGAGGCGTTTTGCCAAAAAGCAGTTGAACAAGCCGTTCAGGAGTTGGGTCATCTGGATATTCTGGTTAACAACGCAGCAGAACAGCATCCCCAAAAAAGCATTGAAGAAATTACAGCTGATCAGCTAGAGCGCACCTTCCGCACCAATATTTTTGGAATGTTTTTTATGACGAAGGCAGCCCTGCCCCACCTTAAGCAAGGAAGCGTCATCATCAACACAACCTCTGTAACAGCTTACCAGGGTAGCCCTGAACTGCTGGATTACTCCTCAACCAAGGGAGCGATCGTCGCTTTTACTCGTTCGCTGTCTCAATCACTGGTAGAAAAGGGAATTCGCGTCAATGGTGTGGCTCCAGGACCAATCTGGACACCCCTAATTCCAGCAACATTCCCTGAAGAGAAAGTCGAAAGCTTTGGCAAACAAGTCCCGATGCAACGAGCCGGACAACCCGAAGAAATTGCGCCTTGCTATGTCTTCTTAGCATCGGATGATTCGTCTTACATGGCGGGTCAAATTCTGCATCCAAACGGCGGCAAAGTAGTTAACGGCTAA
- a CDS encoding FHA domain-containing protein, with the protein MLKLKSVNFDQQQFQVHHLDQSYAGQQEWAIGRNTTCDVVLPSPEVSRVHGQIVFSENSYHFVDIGSTSGSLLNGEIVPSNQQRTLRLGDLLQIGQTFLYIEELSPPTPVLFVPSLVACDTLPLLGRQWTEGDLMCRCCRIVDETPDVKTFCFVADPPVLFSYLPGQFVTVEVEIDGRSVTRPYSISSTPSRPWNLSLTVKRLSSPAGQSDVPPGLVSNWLHEHLKVGDRLKLRGGPLGQFTCLPHLPPKLLLISAGSGITPMMSMSRWIQDTVANSDVIFLHTARTPEDIIFRLELEAMAAQMPNFHLAITLTDQSSGRSWMGLNGRVSPSILHMVAPDLIERSVYVCGSREFMQSIKTMLKNLTFPMQNYKEESFGDYKADRSETKNSEGETQLETRTEIRLEPVSNKQATKTRTQAPRPPVNPIVKFVKSGREAPADGKTSILELAEQEGVDIRYACRAGSCGACKTMSRQGKVKYDTPPTALSQADHQAGYVLPCVSYPVEHLMLEA; encoded by the coding sequence ATGCTGAAACTTAAATCCGTCAACTTTGATCAACAGCAATTTCAGGTTCATCATCTCGATCAGTCTTATGCTGGACAACAAGAATGGGCGATCGGGCGTAATACCACTTGTGATGTTGTCTTGCCCAGTCCAGAAGTGAGTCGGGTACATGGACAGATTGTATTCAGCGAGAACAGCTATCACTTTGTTGATATTGGTAGTACATCAGGTTCGCTTTTAAATGGTGAAATTGTTCCGTCAAACCAGCAACGGACATTGCGATTAGGAGATTTGCTGCAAATTGGACAGACCTTTCTCTATATTGAGGAACTATCGCCACCCACGCCTGTCCTGTTTGTGCCTTCACTGGTTGCTTGCGATACGCTTCCCTTATTAGGACGACAGTGGACAGAAGGGGATTTAATGTGTCGCTGCTGTCGCATTGTTGACGAAACACCGGATGTCAAAACTTTCTGCTTTGTTGCAGATCCTCCAGTGTTGTTTAGCTACTTGCCTGGGCAATTTGTCACGGTTGAAGTAGAGATTGACGGTCGTTCGGTGACTCGTCCTTACTCAATTTCCTCAACTCCCAGCCGTCCCTGGAATTTGAGCTTAACGGTAAAACGGCTATCTAGCCCAGCGGGTCAATCAGATGTTCCACCTGGTTTAGTTTCAAACTGGCTGCATGAGCATCTGAAAGTGGGCGATCGGCTGAAGCTGCGCGGCGGTCCTTTAGGGCAGTTTACCTGTCTTCCGCACCTTCCTCCTAAACTGCTGCTGATCTCGGCAGGAAGCGGTATTACACCTATGATGTCTATGTCTCGCTGGATTCAAGATACTGTTGCCAACAGCGATGTTATTTTCCTGCATACCGCACGCACTCCCGAAGACATCATATTCCGCCTGGAACTTGAAGCAATGGCGGCACAAATGCCCAACTTCCATTTAGCGATTACGTTAACAGATCAGTCTTCTGGGCGGTCTTGGATGGGTTTAAATGGGCGTGTTTCGCCATCTATATTGCATATGGTCGCACCGGATCTGATCGAGCGTTCTGTTTATGTCTGCGGTTCGCGTGAGTTTATGCAATCGATCAAAACGATGTTGAAAAATCTCACCTTCCCAATGCAGAACTACAAAGAGGAAAGCTTTGGTGATTATAAAGCCGATCGCTCAGAGACAAAAAATAGTGAAGGAGAGACACAATTAGAGACACGAACAGAGATACGATTGGAACCTGTCAGCAATAAACAGGCGACAAAAACTCGCACTCAGGCACCTCGTCCGCCAGTAAATCCGATCGTTAAGTTTGTGAAATCGGGGCGAGAGGCTCCTGCTGACGGCAAAACTTCAATTTTAGAACTTGCAGAACAAGAGGGAGTGGACATTCGCTATGCTTGCCGGGCGGGTTCTTGTGGTGCTTGCAAAACCATGTCTCGTCAGGGAAAAGTGAAGTATGATACGCCTCCTACGGCACTTTCCCAGGCAGATCACCAGGCAGGCTATGTATTGCCCTGTGTCTCTTATCCAGTTGAACATTTGATGCTCGAAGCATAA
- a CDS encoding hemerythrin domain-containing protein, whose product MVTTLDDAKRNAIAVLLADVKAVQNFLIEIDQQLISECGDDDIRSRVRDMLRDDQKNIGIIDTVIVQYGIKAEPKSTITQMIDQGKKLMQGSQLSLLEKFSQFELLKHGQTMKGLLVHKCAQVVGADIEAAITPLNAVNFENRAHQEQLKGILEKIGVRELTGKEADQGLWGRVQDAVAALSGVAGSVISRTDDEMNVQDVIRMDHNKVNMLFAQIEATDDPQKIQEYFGQIYKDLTVHAKAEEQVVYPKVRSFYGKTDDLYKEQDEMEVILNQLKSMTPSSSNFKDELRQLRDLVMHHVQQEENEMFAVIRNNFSSDEQEQLATQFKSAKSQLQDQMKSSSMS is encoded by the coding sequence ATGGTAACAACTTTAGATGATGCTAAGCGGAATGCGATCGCCGTTCTACTAGCAGATGTAAAAGCAGTACAAAACTTTTTGATTGAAATCGATCAACAATTGATTTCTGAGTGCGGCGATGATGATATTCGTAGTCGGGTGCGTGATATGCTGCGCGACGACCAAAAGAATATCGGCATTATTGACACTGTAATCGTTCAGTACGGCATCAAGGCTGAGCCAAAGTCAACCATCACCCAAATGATTGACCAAGGGAAGAAATTGATGCAAGGCTCTCAGCTTTCCCTGCTAGAGAAGTTTTCTCAGTTTGAATTGTTGAAGCATGGTCAAACCATGAAGGGTTTGCTAGTTCATAAGTGTGCTCAGGTTGTTGGAGCAGACATCGAAGCTGCAATCACACCGCTGAATGCTGTGAACTTCGAGAACCGCGCTCACCAAGAACAGCTCAAGGGCATTCTTGAAAAAATTGGGGTTCGAGAACTCACAGGGAAGGAAGCCGATCAAGGGCTGTGGGGTCGCGTTCAGGATGCTGTTGCTGCTCTGTCGGGCGTTGCAGGTAGTGTGATCAGCCGCACGGATGATGAAATGAACGTTCAGGACGTCATTCGTATGGATCACAACAAAGTGAACATGCTGTTTGCTCAAATTGAAGCAACTGATGATCCACAAAAGATCCAGGAATATTTCGGTCAGATCTACAAAGATTTAACCGTACATGCTAAGGCAGAAGAGCAGGTTGTCTATCCTAAGGTGCGTAGCTTCTACGGCAAAACCGACGACCTGTATAAAGAGCAGGACGAAATGGAAGTAATCCTGAACCAGCTGAAGTCAATGACTCCCTCTTCGTCCAACTTCAAGGATGAATTGCGTCAGCTTCGTGATCTCGTGATGCACCATGTGCAGCAAGAAGAAAATGAAATGTTTGCGGTAATTCGCAACAATTTCAGCAGTGATGAGCAGGAGCAGCTTGCAACCCAATTCAAGAGTGCAAAAAGCCAACTGCAAGACCAAATGAAGTCTAGCTCGATGAGCTAA